In a single window of the Neodiprion virginianus isolate iyNeoVirg1 chromosome 1, iyNeoVirg1.1, whole genome shotgun sequence genome:
- the LOC124310517 gene encoding tRNA-splicing endonuclease subunit Sen2 isoform X2 — protein MALNEMKNCQKSMMPLREPRRKRRVRLRPRKPFPINIGSDNEWIVYTGHLANLGVCVTELYDIEALHSMGFFGKGSLSRSYPNFERTRRPVVRHRQWARRQEWLEQAKHLAAEALAKSMEEEKWKNTADIDSSKEMDGKKKTSVSEVQEASADGRASENEKNIVKDDSVHDSGEKTEPAEKKLRLATQEVARSSEKSGDCSNEEMDDKCEQNQVDKTVSVTQIQNNDSSPILFKNIETQDSHKTADKLTSVPAKVDEVVLDTSEEEDEVCEISHVETTESMTQNVCGDADIMVLNDEKMSTSLDEKNCCEIENETNVEDDHEMLERELLVLPDSDSDTENYLNNVKPTVEKEGFPVREVMYLTFEETFFLMFGLGCLQVIDFDGNSLSILDAWNHFCHVQSDFVQKYVVYHYFRSKGWVVKSGLKYGGDFLLYKQGPPFYHASYIVIVEVLDADTLITDDKKTTRKMTWKKLYGLDRLSETAAKVVGKYYLPKSFGHQKFQEVKSLPPRNSCANLWCKSYFIGDGFRNKIERKLI, from the exons AGAAGAAAGCGAAGGGTTCGACTTCGGCCACGTAAGCCATTCCCAATTAATATAGGTTCTGATAATGAATGGATCGTTTATACCGGCCACCTCGCCAACCTGGGAGTCTGTGTCACAGAACTGTACGATATCGAAGCTCTACATTCCATG GGTTTTTTTGGGAAGGGATCTCTATCGCGAAGTTATCCAAACTTTGAGAGGACTAGACGGCCAGTTGTGAGACACAGACAATGGGCTAGACGACAAGAATGGCTTGAACAAGCAAAACATCTAGCGGCTGAAGCTCTGGCAAAATCTATGGAAGaggaaaagtggaaaaatacTGCAGATATCGACTCATCAAAAGAAATggatggcaaaaaaaaaacttctg TGTCAGAAGTTCAGGAGGCAAGTGCAGATGGACGTGCATCTGAAAATGAGAAGAATATTGTAAAAGATGATAGTGTACATGATTCAGGCGAGAAGACAGAACctgcagaaaaaaaacttaGACTTGCAACTCAAGAAGTAGCCAGATCTTCTGAAAAAAGTGGAGATTGCTCAAATGAAGAAATGGATGACAAATGTGAGCAAAATCAAGTTGATAAAACAGTGTCAGTCACACAAATTCAGAATAACGATTCAAGTCCTATTCTATTTAAGAATATTGAAACACAAGACTCCCATAAAACTGCTGACAAATTGACATCTGTACCTGCAAAAGTAGATGAAGTTGTTCTTGACACCAGTGAAGAGGAAGATGAAGTATGTGAAATTTCACATGTTGAGACTACAGAATCCATGACACAAAATGTCTGTGGTGATGCAGATATTATGGTATTAAATGATGAGAAAATGTCAACAAgtttagatgaaaaaaactgttgtgaaattgaaaatgagacGAATGTGGAAGATGACCACGAAATGTTGGAGAGAGAATTGTTAGTTTTACCTGACAGTGACTCTGACAccgaaaattatttgaataacgtGAAACCAACAGTTGAGAAGGAAGGTTTTCCTGTTAGAGAAGTAATGTATCTCACATTTGAAGAGACATTCTTTCTGATGTTTGGATTGGGCTGCCTACAAGTTATCGACTTTGATGGTAATTCGTTGAGTATTTTGGATGCGTGGAATCACTTCTGCCATGTGCAAAGTGactttgtacaaaaatatgttGTATATCATTACTTTCGGAGTAAGGGCTGGGTGGTTAAGTCTGGCTTAAAGTATGGCGGCGATTTCT TGCTGTACAAACAAGGGCCTCCATTTTATCATGCATCGTATATCGTGATTGTGGAAGTGTTAGATGCAGATACCTTGATCACAGATGACAAGAAAACAACACGCAAAATgacttggaaaaaattatatggcCTTGATAGATTATCCGAAACTGCTGCTAAGGTAGTGGG GAAATATTATTTGCCAAAGTCCTTTGGCCATCAAAAATTCCAAGAAGTGA